A region from the Leishmania panamensis strain MHOM/PA/94/PSC-1 chromosome 20 sequence genome encodes:
- a CDS encoding hypothetical protein (TriTrypDB/GeneDB-style sysID: LpmP.20.0630), with protein sequence MPSLKHSPPRGAARVVSVRKDAAAATVKVPKLTAAALGLLESGALQRGMCAKTPALHTPYLSTSPSKRSCTSPTTSAPLFRLFSVDLLPTVDSAADVKESEVKFGSPRDARQLSLSLVTDTNIADECYSLTTVVDGSVSFSPPYTLSHSTCSLQHKSHAHFIARACKCGASCTTQTSICATALHTEGTGNSDIATAVSGATYMSPGHSMSSPGNFLRSQPARLWMTVVPQNSHHIGTNMLGSLEETEEVEEAISVASTMAESGQCRLFWDGAEESTSVIEEDIQCNDDVAA encoded by the coding sequence ATGCCTTCCTTGAAGCATTCGCCGCCTCGCGGGGCGGCCAGGGTTGTCTCTGTGCGCaaggatgctgctgctgcaacagtGAAGGTACCAAAACTTACTGCGGCTGCCCTTGGGCTGCTCGAAAGTGGCGCCCTTCAGCGTGGCATGTGTGCTAAGACACCCGCCTTGCACACTCCGTACTTATCCACTTCACCATCAAAGCGGTCATGCACCTCACCCACAACGAgcgctcctctttttcgACTTTTTTCCGTGGATCTGTTGCCAACTGTTGACTCGGCAGCCGATGTGAAAGAGTCAGAGGTCAAGTTTGGTTCCCCCAGAGATGCACGTCAGCTATCACTCTCCCTCGTCACAGACACGAATATCGCCGATGAGTGTTACAGCCTCACCACCGTGGTCGACGGCAGCGtgtccttctcccctccttacaccctctctcacagcacctgcagcttGCAGCACAAGTCGCACGCCCACTTCATTGCGCGTGCTTGCAAGTGCGGTGCATCCTGCACGACCCAGACGTCTATCTGCGCCACAGCGCTTCACACCGAGGGGACAGGAAATTCAGATATCGCCACAGCAGTGAGTGGAGCCACGTACATGTCGCCAGGACACTCCATGAGCAGCCCTGGCAACTTCCTTCGCTCCCAGCCAGCACGTTTGTGGATGACGGTGGTACCGCAGAACAGCCACCATATCGGCACCAACATGCTCGGCTCTCTTGAGGAAACCGAAGAAGTGGAAGAGGCGATCAGTGTGGCCTCGACCATGGCCGAATCTGGCCAATGCAGGCTCTTCTGGGACGGGGCTGAGGAGTCCACAAGCGTGATCGAAGAAGATATCCAGTGCAATGATGATGTCGCCGCCTAA